A window from Seriola aureovittata isolate HTS-2021-v1 ecotype China chromosome 14, ASM2101889v1, whole genome shotgun sequence encodes these proteins:
- the nfkb2 gene encoding nuclear factor NF-kappa-B p100 subunit isoform X1 gives MAGALRMSEAQFINVYDNDLHLNLMTYDYIPPVDIKTEPYIPETAHGPYIQIIEEPKQRGFRFRYECEGPSHGGLPGASSEKNRRTYPTVKINNYMGHVRVEVQLVTHTDPPRVHAHSLVGRHCTDKGTCTVDVGPSDLTASFSNLGILHVTKKGVAEILCKRLRDERKRQKGPHSTLTDAEESACVKEAKELGKVMDLNIVRLKFTAYLQDSNGSFSRALKPVVSNPIYDSKSPNASNLKISRMDKTCGSVLGGDEIFLLCDKVQKDDIEIRFYEEDDEGGWEAFGDFSPTDVHKQYAIVFKTPPYHSTEIERPVTVFLQLRRKKAGDSSDPKQFTYIPQVQDKEEVLRKKQKPLPHYEPWRGGGGRGGGAGGFGGGAGGGGGGGFQFNQQMNGAAGGGTGVFFTGGFTGFGGGGGAQMSGSAPQRGVTQQQSDGQTGGQTGSPLQQQLFQIATALHSRASQSARQTAAALLQYCSTGDARVLLAIQRHLCGVQDGNGDTPLHLAVIHQQTGVIQQLIHTLLSSQQINMLNTANHLRQTPLHLAVITRQVKVVEALLRAGADPSLVDKDGRSPLHLAALAGDNTTLRPLLAHLGERHAHLVNTPDYHGLHPLHLAVRRDGERCLRLLVEGGAKINAPEQKSGHTSLHLAIRENLFKVACTLITELKADVNACTFGGNTPLHLAASLGSPTLCSMLIAAGADKNVENDEPLFFSYSSEEEKDDDEPIREEVKEPEATASQPINPRKRSAGHTPLDLAKCQKVRNLLNSRQSPKSSRHCSKRIKPSSSEEVGGSGLDEDTLSRLVEVLSVGDVPWRKLAEKLGMMTLTHLYQDSPTPCHHLLQHYKLGGGPVEGLVEALQSLGLSEGVRLLRHTELRDDKHNTDATVDSGFGSQPMEEEESPVVNQ, from the exons ATGGCTGGAGCTCTGAG gATGAGTGAAGCTCAGTTCATCAACGTCTACGACAACGAC ctgcaCCTGAATTTGATGACGTATGACTACATTCCTCCAGTGGACATAAAGACTGAACCTTACATACCTGAGACAG ctcatgGTCCTTACATTCAGATCATCGAAGAGCCAAAACAG AGGGGCTTTCGTTTCCGTTATGAGTGCGAGGGTCCGTCCCACGGCGGCCTGCCAGGAGCCTCGAGTGAGAAGAACAGGAGAACCTACCCGACCGTGAAG ATCAATAACTACATGGGTCACGTGCGGGTGGAGGTCCAGCTGGTGACCCACACCGACCCCCCCCGGGTCCACGCTCACAGTCTGGTGGGACGTCACTGCACCGACAAGGGCACCTGCACCGTGGACGTCGGCCCTAGCGACCTCACCGCCTC GTTCAGTAATCTGGGAATCCTCCACGTCACCAAGAAAGGTGTCGCCGAGATTCTGTGCAAGAGGCTGAGAGacgagaggaagagacagaaaggacCACACAGCACCCTGACAG ACGCGGAGGAGAGTGCGTGTGTGAAGGAGGCCAAGGAGCTGGGGAAGGTGATGGACCTGAACATCGTGAGGTTAAAGTTCACCGCCTACCTGCAGGACAGCAACGGCTCCTTCTCCAGAGCGCTGAAGCCCGTCGTGTCCAACCCCATCTACGACAGCA AGTCTCCGAACGCCTCCAACCTGAAGATCTCTCGGATGGACAAGACGTGCGGCTCGGTGCTCGGAGGAGACGAGATCTTCCTGCTCTGTGACAAAGTGCAGAAAG ATGATATCGAGATCCGTTTTTATGAGGAGGATGACGAGGGAGGCTGGGAGGCGTTCGGTGACTTCTCACCTACCGATGTTCACAAACAG tacGCCATCGTGTTCAAGACGCCGCCCTATCACAGCACGGAGATCGAGCGGCCCGTCACCGTCTTCCtgcagctgaggaggaagaaggcCGGCGACAGCAGCGACCCCAAACAGTTCACCTACATCCCACAGGTCCAAG acaaagaggaggtgctgaggaagaagcagaagcCACTGCCTCATTATGAGccctggagaggaggaggaggacgaggaggaggagccggGGGTTTCGGAGGAGGagccggaggaggaggaggaggag gttTCCAGTTCAACCAGCAGATGAAcggagcagctggaggaggaacaggagttTTCTTCACTGGAGGTTTCACAGGCTTCGGCGGAGGGGGAGGGGCTCAGATGTCAGGCTCCGCCCCTCAAAGAGGTGTTACCCAGCAACAAAGTGATGGACAGACTGGAGGACAGACTGGGTCACCGCTACAACAGCAACTGTTTCAGATCG CGACCGCTCTCCACAGCAGAGCCTCTCAGAGCGCCCGACAGACGGCGGCTGCCCTGCTGCAGTACTGCAGCACCGGGGACGCCCGCGTCCTCCTGGCCATCCAGCGACACCTGTGTGGCGTCCAGGACGGCAACGGAGACAC TCCTTTGCACCTGGCTGTCATCCATCAACAGACAGGTGTGATCCAGCAGCTGATCCACACTCTGCTCAGCAGCCAGCAGATAAACATGCTCAACACAGCCAACCACCTGCGACAG ACTCCTCTCCACCTGGCCGTGATCACCCGACAGGTGAAGGTGGTGGAGGCGCTGCTGAGGGCGGGGGCCGACCCCAGCCTGGTGGACAAAGATGGCCGCAGCCCCCTCCACCTGGCGGCGCTGGCTGGAGATAACACCACACTCCGCCCCCTGCTGGCTCACCTGGGAGAACGCCACGCCCACCTGGTCAACACCCCTGACTACCATG GTCTTCACCCTCTCCACCTGGCCGTGAGGAGGGACGGTGAGCGCTGCCTCCGCCTACTGGTGGAGGGCGGAGCCAAGATCAACGCACCTGAGCAGAAGAGTGGACACACCTCTCTCCACCTGGCCATCAGAGAAAACCTGTTCAAGGTGGCGTGCACGCTGATCACAGAG TTGAAGGCCGACGTCAACGCCTGCACGTTTGGAGGAAACACTCCGCTTCACCTGGCAGCAAGTCTGGGTTCACCGACCCTCTGTTCCATGCTCATCGCTGCAG GTGCTGATAAGAATGTGGAGAACGACGAGCCGCTCTTCTTCAGCTACtcatcagaagaagaaaaagacgaTGACgaaccaatcagagaggagGTCAAAGAGCCAGAAGCCACTGCCTCTCAGCCAATCAACCCTCGCAAGAGATCGGCAGGACACACCCCTCTGGACCTCGCTAAATGCCAAAAG GTGAGGAACCTGTTAAACTCCAGACAGAGTCCGAAGTCGAGTCGTCACTGCAGTAAGAGGATCAAACCTAGCAGCAGTGAAG AGGTGgggggttcaggtctggacgAGGACACACTGTCCCGGCTGGTGGAGGTGCTGAGTGTCGGGGACGTTCCCTGGAGGAAACTGGCGGAGAAATTGGGGATGATGACGCTGACTCACCTGTACCAGGACAGTCCAACGCCCTGCCACCACCTGCTGCAGCACTACAAG CTGGGTGGGGGTCCGGTTGAAGGTCTGGTTGAAGCTCTTCAGTCCCTTGGTCTGTCAGAAGGAGTCCGcctgctgagacacacagagctcCGAGacgacaaacacaacacag ACGCCACGGTCGACAGCGGCTTCGGCAGCCAGCCAATGGAAGAAGAGGAGTCGCCTGTGGTGAATCAGTGA
- the nfkb2 gene encoding nuclear factor NF-kappa-B p100 subunit isoform X2, producing MAGALRMSEAQFINVYDNDLHLNLMTYDYIPPVDIKTEPYIPETAHGPYIQIIEEPKQRGFRFRYECEGPSHGGLPGASSEKNRRTYPTVKINNYMGHVRVEVQLVTHTDPPRVHAHSLVGRHCTDKGTCTVDVGPSDLTASFSNLGILHVTKKGVAEILCKRLRDERKRQKGPHSTLTDAEESACVKEAKELGKVMDLNIVRLKFTAYLQDSNGSFSRALKPVVSNPIYDSKSPNASNLKISRMDKTCGSVLGGDEIFLLCDKVQKDDIEIRFYEEDDEGGWEAFGDFSPTDVHKQYAIVFKTPPYHSTEIERPVTVFLQLRRKKAGDSSDPKQFTYIPQVQDKEEVLRKKQKPLPHYEPWRGGGGRGGGAGGFGGGAGGGGGFQFNQQMNGAAGGGTGVFFTGGFTGFGGGGGAQMSGSAPQRGVTQQQSDGQTGGQTGSPLQQQLFQIATALHSRASQSARQTAAALLQYCSTGDARVLLAIQRHLCGVQDGNGDTPLHLAVIHQQTGVIQQLIHTLLSSQQINMLNTANHLRQTPLHLAVITRQVKVVEALLRAGADPSLVDKDGRSPLHLAALAGDNTTLRPLLAHLGERHAHLVNTPDYHGLHPLHLAVRRDGERCLRLLVEGGAKINAPEQKSGHTSLHLAIRENLFKVACTLITELKADVNACTFGGNTPLHLAASLGSPTLCSMLIAAGADKNVENDEPLFFSYSSEEEKDDDEPIREEVKEPEATASQPINPRKRSAGHTPLDLAKCQKVRNLLNSRQSPKSSRHCSKRIKPSSSEEVGGSGLDEDTLSRLVEVLSVGDVPWRKLAEKLGMMTLTHLYQDSPTPCHHLLQHYKLGGGPVEGLVEALQSLGLSEGVRLLRHTELRDDKHNTDATVDSGFGSQPMEEEESPVVNQ from the exons ATGGCTGGAGCTCTGAG gATGAGTGAAGCTCAGTTCATCAACGTCTACGACAACGAC ctgcaCCTGAATTTGATGACGTATGACTACATTCCTCCAGTGGACATAAAGACTGAACCTTACATACCTGAGACAG ctcatgGTCCTTACATTCAGATCATCGAAGAGCCAAAACAG AGGGGCTTTCGTTTCCGTTATGAGTGCGAGGGTCCGTCCCACGGCGGCCTGCCAGGAGCCTCGAGTGAGAAGAACAGGAGAACCTACCCGACCGTGAAG ATCAATAACTACATGGGTCACGTGCGGGTGGAGGTCCAGCTGGTGACCCACACCGACCCCCCCCGGGTCCACGCTCACAGTCTGGTGGGACGTCACTGCACCGACAAGGGCACCTGCACCGTGGACGTCGGCCCTAGCGACCTCACCGCCTC GTTCAGTAATCTGGGAATCCTCCACGTCACCAAGAAAGGTGTCGCCGAGATTCTGTGCAAGAGGCTGAGAGacgagaggaagagacagaaaggacCACACAGCACCCTGACAG ACGCGGAGGAGAGTGCGTGTGTGAAGGAGGCCAAGGAGCTGGGGAAGGTGATGGACCTGAACATCGTGAGGTTAAAGTTCACCGCCTACCTGCAGGACAGCAACGGCTCCTTCTCCAGAGCGCTGAAGCCCGTCGTGTCCAACCCCATCTACGACAGCA AGTCTCCGAACGCCTCCAACCTGAAGATCTCTCGGATGGACAAGACGTGCGGCTCGGTGCTCGGAGGAGACGAGATCTTCCTGCTCTGTGACAAAGTGCAGAAAG ATGATATCGAGATCCGTTTTTATGAGGAGGATGACGAGGGAGGCTGGGAGGCGTTCGGTGACTTCTCACCTACCGATGTTCACAAACAG tacGCCATCGTGTTCAAGACGCCGCCCTATCACAGCACGGAGATCGAGCGGCCCGTCACCGTCTTCCtgcagctgaggaggaagaaggcCGGCGACAGCAGCGACCCCAAACAGTTCACCTACATCCCACAGGTCCAAG acaaagaggaggtgctgaggaagaagcagaagcCACTGCCTCATTATGAGccctggagaggaggaggaggacgaggaggaggagccggGGGTTTCGGAGGAGGagccggaggaggagg aggttTCCAGTTCAACCAGCAGATGAAcggagcagctggaggaggaacaggagttTTCTTCACTGGAGGTTTCACAGGCTTCGGCGGAGGGGGAGGGGCTCAGATGTCAGGCTCCGCCCCTCAAAGAGGTGTTACCCAGCAACAAAGTGATGGACAGACTGGAGGACAGACTGGGTCACCGCTACAACAGCAACTGTTTCAGATCG CGACCGCTCTCCACAGCAGAGCCTCTCAGAGCGCCCGACAGACGGCGGCTGCCCTGCTGCAGTACTGCAGCACCGGGGACGCCCGCGTCCTCCTGGCCATCCAGCGACACCTGTGTGGCGTCCAGGACGGCAACGGAGACAC TCCTTTGCACCTGGCTGTCATCCATCAACAGACAGGTGTGATCCAGCAGCTGATCCACACTCTGCTCAGCAGCCAGCAGATAAACATGCTCAACACAGCCAACCACCTGCGACAG ACTCCTCTCCACCTGGCCGTGATCACCCGACAGGTGAAGGTGGTGGAGGCGCTGCTGAGGGCGGGGGCCGACCCCAGCCTGGTGGACAAAGATGGCCGCAGCCCCCTCCACCTGGCGGCGCTGGCTGGAGATAACACCACACTCCGCCCCCTGCTGGCTCACCTGGGAGAACGCCACGCCCACCTGGTCAACACCCCTGACTACCATG GTCTTCACCCTCTCCACCTGGCCGTGAGGAGGGACGGTGAGCGCTGCCTCCGCCTACTGGTGGAGGGCGGAGCCAAGATCAACGCACCTGAGCAGAAGAGTGGACACACCTCTCTCCACCTGGCCATCAGAGAAAACCTGTTCAAGGTGGCGTGCACGCTGATCACAGAG TTGAAGGCCGACGTCAACGCCTGCACGTTTGGAGGAAACACTCCGCTTCACCTGGCAGCAAGTCTGGGTTCACCGACCCTCTGTTCCATGCTCATCGCTGCAG GTGCTGATAAGAATGTGGAGAACGACGAGCCGCTCTTCTTCAGCTACtcatcagaagaagaaaaagacgaTGACgaaccaatcagagaggagGTCAAAGAGCCAGAAGCCACTGCCTCTCAGCCAATCAACCCTCGCAAGAGATCGGCAGGACACACCCCTCTGGACCTCGCTAAATGCCAAAAG GTGAGGAACCTGTTAAACTCCAGACAGAGTCCGAAGTCGAGTCGTCACTGCAGTAAGAGGATCAAACCTAGCAGCAGTGAAG AGGTGgggggttcaggtctggacgAGGACACACTGTCCCGGCTGGTGGAGGTGCTGAGTGTCGGGGACGTTCCCTGGAGGAAACTGGCGGAGAAATTGGGGATGATGACGCTGACTCACCTGTACCAGGACAGTCCAACGCCCTGCCACCACCTGCTGCAGCACTACAAG CTGGGTGGGGGTCCGGTTGAAGGTCTGGTTGAAGCTCTTCAGTCCCTTGGTCTGTCAGAAGGAGTCCGcctgctgagacacacagagctcCGAGacgacaaacacaacacag ACGCCACGGTCGACAGCGGCTTCGGCAGCCAGCCAATGGAAGAAGAGGAGTCGCCTGTGGTGAATCAGTGA
- the nfkb2 gene encoding nuclear factor NF-kappa-B p100 subunit isoform X3: MAGALRMSEAQFINVYDNDLHLNLMTYDYIPPVDIKTEPYIPETAHGPYIQIIEEPKQRGFRFRYECEGPSHGGLPGASSEKNRRTYPTVKINNYMGHVRVEVQLVTHTDPPRVHAHSLVGRHCTDKGTCTVDVGPSDLTASFSNLGILHVTKKGVAEILCKRLRDERKRQKGPHSTLTDAEESACVKEAKELGKVMDLNIVRLKFTAYLQDSNGSFSRALKPVVSNPIYDSKSPNASNLKISRMDKTCGSVLGGDEIFLLCDKVQKDDIEIRFYEEDDEGGWEAFGDFSPTDVHKQYAIVFKTPPYHSTEIERPVTVFLQLRRKKAGDSSDPKQFTYIPQVQDKEEVLRKKQKPLPHYEPWRGGGGRGGGAGGFGGGAGGGGFQFNQQMNGAAGGGTGVFFTGGFTGFGGGGGAQMSGSAPQRGVTQQQSDGQTGGQTGSPLQQQLFQIATALHSRASQSARQTAAALLQYCSTGDARVLLAIQRHLCGVQDGNGDTPLHLAVIHQQTGVIQQLIHTLLSSQQINMLNTANHLRQTPLHLAVITRQVKVVEALLRAGADPSLVDKDGRSPLHLAALAGDNTTLRPLLAHLGERHAHLVNTPDYHGLHPLHLAVRRDGERCLRLLVEGGAKINAPEQKSGHTSLHLAIRENLFKVACTLITELKADVNACTFGGNTPLHLAASLGSPTLCSMLIAAGADKNVENDEPLFFSYSSEEEKDDDEPIREEVKEPEATASQPINPRKRSAGHTPLDLAKCQKVRNLLNSRQSPKSSRHCSKRIKPSSSEEVGGSGLDEDTLSRLVEVLSVGDVPWRKLAEKLGMMTLTHLYQDSPTPCHHLLQHYKLGGGPVEGLVEALQSLGLSEGVRLLRHTELRDDKHNTDATVDSGFGSQPMEEEESPVVNQ; the protein is encoded by the exons ATGGCTGGAGCTCTGAG gATGAGTGAAGCTCAGTTCATCAACGTCTACGACAACGAC ctgcaCCTGAATTTGATGACGTATGACTACATTCCTCCAGTGGACATAAAGACTGAACCTTACATACCTGAGACAG ctcatgGTCCTTACATTCAGATCATCGAAGAGCCAAAACAG AGGGGCTTTCGTTTCCGTTATGAGTGCGAGGGTCCGTCCCACGGCGGCCTGCCAGGAGCCTCGAGTGAGAAGAACAGGAGAACCTACCCGACCGTGAAG ATCAATAACTACATGGGTCACGTGCGGGTGGAGGTCCAGCTGGTGACCCACACCGACCCCCCCCGGGTCCACGCTCACAGTCTGGTGGGACGTCACTGCACCGACAAGGGCACCTGCACCGTGGACGTCGGCCCTAGCGACCTCACCGCCTC GTTCAGTAATCTGGGAATCCTCCACGTCACCAAGAAAGGTGTCGCCGAGATTCTGTGCAAGAGGCTGAGAGacgagaggaagagacagaaaggacCACACAGCACCCTGACAG ACGCGGAGGAGAGTGCGTGTGTGAAGGAGGCCAAGGAGCTGGGGAAGGTGATGGACCTGAACATCGTGAGGTTAAAGTTCACCGCCTACCTGCAGGACAGCAACGGCTCCTTCTCCAGAGCGCTGAAGCCCGTCGTGTCCAACCCCATCTACGACAGCA AGTCTCCGAACGCCTCCAACCTGAAGATCTCTCGGATGGACAAGACGTGCGGCTCGGTGCTCGGAGGAGACGAGATCTTCCTGCTCTGTGACAAAGTGCAGAAAG ATGATATCGAGATCCGTTTTTATGAGGAGGATGACGAGGGAGGCTGGGAGGCGTTCGGTGACTTCTCACCTACCGATGTTCACAAACAG tacGCCATCGTGTTCAAGACGCCGCCCTATCACAGCACGGAGATCGAGCGGCCCGTCACCGTCTTCCtgcagctgaggaggaagaaggcCGGCGACAGCAGCGACCCCAAACAGTTCACCTACATCCCACAGGTCCAAG acaaagaggaggtgctgaggaagaagcagaagcCACTGCCTCATTATGAGccctggagaggaggaggaggacgaggaggaggagccggGGGTTTCGGAGGAGGagccggaggagg aggttTCCAGTTCAACCAGCAGATGAAcggagcagctggaggaggaacaggagttTTCTTCACTGGAGGTTTCACAGGCTTCGGCGGAGGGGGAGGGGCTCAGATGTCAGGCTCCGCCCCTCAAAGAGGTGTTACCCAGCAACAAAGTGATGGACAGACTGGAGGACAGACTGGGTCACCGCTACAACAGCAACTGTTTCAGATCG CGACCGCTCTCCACAGCAGAGCCTCTCAGAGCGCCCGACAGACGGCGGCTGCCCTGCTGCAGTACTGCAGCACCGGGGACGCCCGCGTCCTCCTGGCCATCCAGCGACACCTGTGTGGCGTCCAGGACGGCAACGGAGACAC TCCTTTGCACCTGGCTGTCATCCATCAACAGACAGGTGTGATCCAGCAGCTGATCCACACTCTGCTCAGCAGCCAGCAGATAAACATGCTCAACACAGCCAACCACCTGCGACAG ACTCCTCTCCACCTGGCCGTGATCACCCGACAGGTGAAGGTGGTGGAGGCGCTGCTGAGGGCGGGGGCCGACCCCAGCCTGGTGGACAAAGATGGCCGCAGCCCCCTCCACCTGGCGGCGCTGGCTGGAGATAACACCACACTCCGCCCCCTGCTGGCTCACCTGGGAGAACGCCACGCCCACCTGGTCAACACCCCTGACTACCATG GTCTTCACCCTCTCCACCTGGCCGTGAGGAGGGACGGTGAGCGCTGCCTCCGCCTACTGGTGGAGGGCGGAGCCAAGATCAACGCACCTGAGCAGAAGAGTGGACACACCTCTCTCCACCTGGCCATCAGAGAAAACCTGTTCAAGGTGGCGTGCACGCTGATCACAGAG TTGAAGGCCGACGTCAACGCCTGCACGTTTGGAGGAAACACTCCGCTTCACCTGGCAGCAAGTCTGGGTTCACCGACCCTCTGTTCCATGCTCATCGCTGCAG GTGCTGATAAGAATGTGGAGAACGACGAGCCGCTCTTCTTCAGCTACtcatcagaagaagaaaaagacgaTGACgaaccaatcagagaggagGTCAAAGAGCCAGAAGCCACTGCCTCTCAGCCAATCAACCCTCGCAAGAGATCGGCAGGACACACCCCTCTGGACCTCGCTAAATGCCAAAAG GTGAGGAACCTGTTAAACTCCAGACAGAGTCCGAAGTCGAGTCGTCACTGCAGTAAGAGGATCAAACCTAGCAGCAGTGAAG AGGTGgggggttcaggtctggacgAGGACACACTGTCCCGGCTGGTGGAGGTGCTGAGTGTCGGGGACGTTCCCTGGAGGAAACTGGCGGAGAAATTGGGGATGATGACGCTGACTCACCTGTACCAGGACAGTCCAACGCCCTGCCACCACCTGCTGCAGCACTACAAG CTGGGTGGGGGTCCGGTTGAAGGTCTGGTTGAAGCTCTTCAGTCCCTTGGTCTGTCAGAAGGAGTCCGcctgctgagacacacagagctcCGAGacgacaaacacaacacag ACGCCACGGTCGACAGCGGCTTCGGCAGCCAGCCAATGGAAGAAGAGGAGTCGCCTGTGGTGAATCAGTGA
- the nfkb2 gene encoding nuclear factor NF-kappa-B p100 subunit isoform X4 codes for MSEAQFINVYDNDLHLNLMTYDYIPPVDIKTEPYIPETAHGPYIQIIEEPKQRGFRFRYECEGPSHGGLPGASSEKNRRTYPTVKINNYMGHVRVEVQLVTHTDPPRVHAHSLVGRHCTDKGTCTVDVGPSDLTASFSNLGILHVTKKGVAEILCKRLRDERKRQKGPHSTLTDAEESACVKEAKELGKVMDLNIVRLKFTAYLQDSNGSFSRALKPVVSNPIYDSKSPNASNLKISRMDKTCGSVLGGDEIFLLCDKVQKDDIEIRFYEEDDEGGWEAFGDFSPTDVHKQYAIVFKTPPYHSTEIERPVTVFLQLRRKKAGDSSDPKQFTYIPQVQDKEEVLRKKQKPLPHYEPWRGGGGRGGGAGGFGGGAGGGGGGGFQFNQQMNGAAGGGTGVFFTGGFTGFGGGGGAQMSGSAPQRGVTQQQSDGQTGGQTGSPLQQQLFQIATALHSRASQSARQTAAALLQYCSTGDARVLLAIQRHLCGVQDGNGDTPLHLAVIHQQTGVIQQLIHTLLSSQQINMLNTANHLRQTPLHLAVITRQVKVVEALLRAGADPSLVDKDGRSPLHLAALAGDNTTLRPLLAHLGERHAHLVNTPDYHGLHPLHLAVRRDGERCLRLLVEGGAKINAPEQKSGHTSLHLAIRENLFKVACTLITELKADVNACTFGGNTPLHLAASLGSPTLCSMLIAAGADKNVENDEPLFFSYSSEEEKDDDEPIREEVKEPEATASQPINPRKRSAGHTPLDLAKCQKVRNLLNSRQSPKSSRHCSKRIKPSSSEEVGGSGLDEDTLSRLVEVLSVGDVPWRKLAEKLGMMTLTHLYQDSPTPCHHLLQHYKLGGGPVEGLVEALQSLGLSEGVRLLRHTELRDDKHNTDATVDSGFGSQPMEEEESPVVNQ; via the exons ATGAGTGAAGCTCAGTTCATCAACGTCTACGACAACGAC ctgcaCCTGAATTTGATGACGTATGACTACATTCCTCCAGTGGACATAAAGACTGAACCTTACATACCTGAGACAG ctcatgGTCCTTACATTCAGATCATCGAAGAGCCAAAACAG AGGGGCTTTCGTTTCCGTTATGAGTGCGAGGGTCCGTCCCACGGCGGCCTGCCAGGAGCCTCGAGTGAGAAGAACAGGAGAACCTACCCGACCGTGAAG ATCAATAACTACATGGGTCACGTGCGGGTGGAGGTCCAGCTGGTGACCCACACCGACCCCCCCCGGGTCCACGCTCACAGTCTGGTGGGACGTCACTGCACCGACAAGGGCACCTGCACCGTGGACGTCGGCCCTAGCGACCTCACCGCCTC GTTCAGTAATCTGGGAATCCTCCACGTCACCAAGAAAGGTGTCGCCGAGATTCTGTGCAAGAGGCTGAGAGacgagaggaagagacagaaaggacCACACAGCACCCTGACAG ACGCGGAGGAGAGTGCGTGTGTGAAGGAGGCCAAGGAGCTGGGGAAGGTGATGGACCTGAACATCGTGAGGTTAAAGTTCACCGCCTACCTGCAGGACAGCAACGGCTCCTTCTCCAGAGCGCTGAAGCCCGTCGTGTCCAACCCCATCTACGACAGCA AGTCTCCGAACGCCTCCAACCTGAAGATCTCTCGGATGGACAAGACGTGCGGCTCGGTGCTCGGAGGAGACGAGATCTTCCTGCTCTGTGACAAAGTGCAGAAAG ATGATATCGAGATCCGTTTTTATGAGGAGGATGACGAGGGAGGCTGGGAGGCGTTCGGTGACTTCTCACCTACCGATGTTCACAAACAG tacGCCATCGTGTTCAAGACGCCGCCCTATCACAGCACGGAGATCGAGCGGCCCGTCACCGTCTTCCtgcagctgaggaggaagaaggcCGGCGACAGCAGCGACCCCAAACAGTTCACCTACATCCCACAGGTCCAAG acaaagaggaggtgctgaggaagaagcagaagcCACTGCCTCATTATGAGccctggagaggaggaggaggacgaggaggaggagccggGGGTTTCGGAGGAGGagccggaggaggaggaggaggag gttTCCAGTTCAACCAGCAGATGAAcggagcagctggaggaggaacaggagttTTCTTCACTGGAGGTTTCACAGGCTTCGGCGGAGGGGGAGGGGCTCAGATGTCAGGCTCCGCCCCTCAAAGAGGTGTTACCCAGCAACAAAGTGATGGACAGACTGGAGGACAGACTGGGTCACCGCTACAACAGCAACTGTTTCAGATCG CGACCGCTCTCCACAGCAGAGCCTCTCAGAGCGCCCGACAGACGGCGGCTGCCCTGCTGCAGTACTGCAGCACCGGGGACGCCCGCGTCCTCCTGGCCATCCAGCGACACCTGTGTGGCGTCCAGGACGGCAACGGAGACAC TCCTTTGCACCTGGCTGTCATCCATCAACAGACAGGTGTGATCCAGCAGCTGATCCACACTCTGCTCAGCAGCCAGCAGATAAACATGCTCAACACAGCCAACCACCTGCGACAG ACTCCTCTCCACCTGGCCGTGATCACCCGACAGGTGAAGGTGGTGGAGGCGCTGCTGAGGGCGGGGGCCGACCCCAGCCTGGTGGACAAAGATGGCCGCAGCCCCCTCCACCTGGCGGCGCTGGCTGGAGATAACACCACACTCCGCCCCCTGCTGGCTCACCTGGGAGAACGCCACGCCCACCTGGTCAACACCCCTGACTACCATG GTCTTCACCCTCTCCACCTGGCCGTGAGGAGGGACGGTGAGCGCTGCCTCCGCCTACTGGTGGAGGGCGGAGCCAAGATCAACGCACCTGAGCAGAAGAGTGGACACACCTCTCTCCACCTGGCCATCAGAGAAAACCTGTTCAAGGTGGCGTGCACGCTGATCACAGAG TTGAAGGCCGACGTCAACGCCTGCACGTTTGGAGGAAACACTCCGCTTCACCTGGCAGCAAGTCTGGGTTCACCGACCCTCTGTTCCATGCTCATCGCTGCAG GTGCTGATAAGAATGTGGAGAACGACGAGCCGCTCTTCTTCAGCTACtcatcagaagaagaaaaagacgaTGACgaaccaatcagagaggagGTCAAAGAGCCAGAAGCCACTGCCTCTCAGCCAATCAACCCTCGCAAGAGATCGGCAGGACACACCCCTCTGGACCTCGCTAAATGCCAAAAG GTGAGGAACCTGTTAAACTCCAGACAGAGTCCGAAGTCGAGTCGTCACTGCAGTAAGAGGATCAAACCTAGCAGCAGTGAAG AGGTGgggggttcaggtctggacgAGGACACACTGTCCCGGCTGGTGGAGGTGCTGAGTGTCGGGGACGTTCCCTGGAGGAAACTGGCGGAGAAATTGGGGATGATGACGCTGACTCACCTGTACCAGGACAGTCCAACGCCCTGCCACCACCTGCTGCAGCACTACAAG CTGGGTGGGGGTCCGGTTGAAGGTCTGGTTGAAGCTCTTCAGTCCCTTGGTCTGTCAGAAGGAGTCCGcctgctgagacacacagagctcCGAGacgacaaacacaacacag ACGCCACGGTCGACAGCGGCTTCGGCAGCCAGCCAATGGAAGAAGAGGAGTCGCCTGTGGTGAATCAGTGA